From Nicotiana tabacum cultivar K326 chromosome 22, ASM71507v2, whole genome shotgun sequence, one genomic window encodes:
- the LOC107763232 gene encoding flowering time control protein FPA-like isoform X2, which produces MAPPGEMPSNNLWVGNLTPDVTEADLTGLFQKYGPVDSVTSYSARGFAFLYFKNINDAKEAKDALQGSFFHGNPLRIEFAKPAKPCKSLWVAGISKSVPKEELEDQFKGFGKIQEFKFIRDRNTAYIDFTRLEDASEALKNMNGKKVGGEQIRVDYLRSQPARRPFQLPAGQSGQPSKVLCISYPPSVHVDEDMLHNAMILFGEIDGIKTFYDRNYSLVEFRSIEEAQRAKEGLQGKLFNDPRITIEYSSSGPAPGRDFLEYHPSIMGPAPDFYPNENPFQQAQMGLFGHSRPILASNVPGHLPPYGIHGPDIPARPLGTQGRFDPVISGPEFTDSPVLRKLRDTSPHTVIGGPNWKQSSPTPVVLSSPSGEQKPPNRSALGGWDVFDSSQHQRETKRSRIDGALPYDSSLPPKRTDGRAPGHDYIWRGVIAKGGTPVCHARCVPIGERIESEIPEVVNCSARTGLDMLTKHYADAVGFNIVYFLPDSEEDFASYTEFLRYLGSKDRAGVAKFGDGTTMFLVPPSDFLTKVLKVVGPERLYGVVLKFAHHIPGNTSLPPESNQPQYVDAPRITSSQPAYDAMPSMERVSQMNYNQVTREDLKLPSKDVSSLTDARPANPAQPSNTAAYPVNPVHQSNTSASTQAGVTLTPELIATLAKMLPANKLSSVEGATVPAGASAGMPASDVAVAPGKVQQQSWRYELQAPGQAADHMAQFGSQFNNHTQVLPQLQAHPAGLNTPNHYSQGATGFSQMQEHSLNLRAQGGPPQTLTSTMISQSTQLSAQPHVDRHRQLGTHQDAVSGSGTHSADALGLYGSSVSQQPTNLASLPNQTHGANVPQPQAGMPVTSGMGLATQMHQLQSALYGSVQEGPESEVDKNERYQATLLFAANLLSQIHKQKPSSQSGQGSGNL; this is translated from the exons GCTAAGCCATGCAAAAGTTTGTGGGTAGCTGGGATTAGCAAGTCCGTGCCAAAAGAAGAATTGGAAGATCAGTTCAAGGGATTTGGTaaaattcaagaatttaagttCATCAGGGATCGCAATACCGCATATATTGATTTTACTAGACTGGAAGATGCATCAGAAGCACTGAAGAACATGAATGGCAAAAAAGTTGGCGGTGAACAGATCCGCGTGGATTATCTCAGGTCACAACCTGCTAGAAGA CCATTCCAGTTGCCAGCGGGACAAAGTGGACAACCTAGTAAAGTTTTGTGTATAAGTTATCCACCCTCTGTCCATGTTGATGAAGACATGCTACACAATGCTATGATTTTGTTTGGTGAGATTGATGGAATAAAAACATTTTATGATAGAAATTACTCATTGGTTGAATTTAGAAGCATAGAGGAAGCCCAGCGTGCTAAAGAGGGGTTGCAGGGCAAGCTTTTCAATGATCCCAGAATCACAATAGAATATTCAAGCAGTGGTCCTGCACCTGGCAGAGATTTCTTGGAGTATCATCCTTCAATTATGGGCCCAGCACCTGATTTTTATCCCAATGAAAACCCATTCCAACAAGCACAGATGGGCTTATTTGGCCATAGTCGCCCTATTTTGGCTTCTAATGTACCTGGGCATTTGCCACCTTATGGTATTCATGGTCCTGATATCCCAGCAAGGCCTTTGGGTACGCAAGGCAGGTTTGACCCTGTTATTTCAGGCCCAGAATTTACTGATTCGCCAGTGCTTCGGAAATTGCGAGACACAAGTCCTCATACTGTGATTGGAGGTCCAAATTGGAAGCAGTCATCTCCAACACCGGTGGTGCTTTCTTCTCCTTCAGGTGAGCAGAAACCACCTAATAGATCTGCCCTTGGTGGCTGGGATGTTTTCGATTCTAGCCAACATCAGAGGGAAACTAAAAGATCAAGGATTGATGGGGCTTTGCCATATGATAGTTCTCTCCCTCCTAAAAGAACAGATGGTCGAGCTCCTGGTCATGACTATATATGGCGCGGCGTTATCGCCAAGGGTGGAACACCTGTTTGTCATGCTCGCTGTGTGCCTATTGGGGAAAGGATAGAATCGGAGAT TCCTGAGGTAGTCAATTGCTCCGCCAGAACAGGATTAGACATGCTAACTAAACACTACGCAGATGCTGTTGGGTTCAATATTGTTTATTTCTTGCCGGATAGCGAAGAGGATTTTGCTTCGTATACAGAGTTTTTGAGGTACCTGGGTTCAAAAGATCGTGCTGGGGTTGCAAAATTTGGTGATGGGACCACCATGTTCTTGGTGCCACCTTCTGACTTCCTTACGAAAGTTCTGAAAGTTGTTGGTCCAGAGCGTCTTTATGGGGTGGTTTTAAAGTTTGCACATCATATACCTGGTAACACATCTTTGCCACCAGAGTCCAATCAACCTCAATATGTAGATGCACCACGGATAACATCCTCTCAACCTGCGTATGATGCAATGCCATCCATGGAAAGGGTTTCACAGATGAACTATAATCAGGTTACCCGAGAAGATCTGAAGCTGCCTTCAAAAGACGTCAGTTCTCTAACTGATGCGCGCCCCGCAAATCCTGCGCAGCCAAGTAATACTGCAGCATACCCTGTGAATCCTGTGCATCAAAGCAATACTTCAGCGTCAACCCAAGCAGGGGTCACTTTAACACCTGAACTTATTGCAACCCTAGCAAAGATGCTACCAGCTAACAAGTTATCAAGTGTGGAAGGGGCAACCGTGCCTGCCGGAGCATCTGCCGGGATGCCTGCATCAGATGTTGCTGTTGCACCTGGTAAAGTGCAGCAACAATCTTGGAGATATGAACTTCAAGCTCCTGGTCAAGCTGCCGATCACATGGCACAGTTTGGTAGCCAGTTTAACAACCATACGCAAGTTTTACCACAGCTTCAAGCTCATCCAGCAGGCTTGAACACACCTAACCATTATTCTCAAGGGGCCACTGGTTTTAGCCAAATGCAAGAGCATAGCCTAAACTTGCGAGCACAAGGTGGTCCTCCCCAGACATTGACATCGACCATGATTTCTCAAAGTACACAGCTCTCAGCTCAGCCCCATGTTGATCGCCACCGTCAGCTTGGAACACATCAGGATGCTGTGAGTGGTTCTGGGACTCATAGCGCTGATGCCTTAGGACTGTATGGTTCATCTGTCTCTCAGCAACCAACAAATCTTGCTTCATTGCCCAACCAAACTCATGGTGCTAATGTTCCTCAGCCACAGGCTGGCATGCCTGTTACCTCTGGGATGGGGCTCGCAACTCAAATGCATCAGTTGCAATCTGCACTTTATGGATCAGTACAGGAGGGACCAGAATCAGAGGTTGACAAGAATGAACGCTACCAGGCAACTCTATTATTTGCAGCTAATCTACTCTCTCAGATACATAAGCAGAAACCAAGTAGTCAAAGTGGGCAAGGGTCAGGCAATCTTTGA
- the LOC107763232 gene encoding flowering time control protein FPA-like isoform X1: MAPPGEMPSNNLWVGNLTPDVTEADLTGLFQKYGPVDSVTSYSARGFAFLYFKNINDAKEAKDALQGSFFHGNPLRIEFAKPAKPCKSLWVAGISKSVPKEELEDQFKGFGKIQEFKFIRDRNTAYIDFTRLEDASEALKNMNGKKVGGEQIRVDYLRSQPARREQGPEFREMRDVQYPNRSIGHPDTRVMPQDFVRNYSDPMHAGFKRQHPFQLPAGQSGQPSKVLCISYPPSVHVDEDMLHNAMILFGEIDGIKTFYDRNYSLVEFRSIEEAQRAKEGLQGKLFNDPRITIEYSSSGPAPGRDFLEYHPSIMGPAPDFYPNENPFQQAQMGLFGHSRPILASNVPGHLPPYGIHGPDIPARPLGTQGRFDPVISGPEFTDSPVLRKLRDTSPHTVIGGPNWKQSSPTPVVLSSPSGEQKPPNRSALGGWDVFDSSQHQRETKRSRIDGALPYDSSLPPKRTDGRAPGHDYIWRGVIAKGGTPVCHARCVPIGERIESEIPEVVNCSARTGLDMLTKHYADAVGFNIVYFLPDSEEDFASYTEFLRYLGSKDRAGVAKFGDGTTMFLVPPSDFLTKVLKVVGPERLYGVVLKFAHHIPGNTSLPPESNQPQYVDAPRITSSQPAYDAMPSMERVSQMNYNQVTREDLKLPSKDVSSLTDARPANPAQPSNTAAYPVNPVHQSNTSASTQAGVTLTPELIATLAKMLPANKLSSVEGATVPAGASAGMPASDVAVAPGKVQQQSWRYELQAPGQAADHMAQFGSQFNNHTQVLPQLQAHPAGLNTPNHYSQGATGFSQMQEHSLNLRAQGGPPQTLTSTMISQSTQLSAQPHVDRHRQLGTHQDAVSGSGTHSADALGLYGSSVSQQPTNLASLPNQTHGANVPQPQAGMPVTSGMGLATQMHQLQSALYGSVQEGPESEVDKNERYQATLLFAANLLSQIHKQKPSSQSGQGSGNL, from the exons GCTAAGCCATGCAAAAGTTTGTGGGTAGCTGGGATTAGCAAGTCCGTGCCAAAAGAAGAATTGGAAGATCAGTTCAAGGGATTTGGTaaaattcaagaatttaagttCATCAGGGATCGCAATACCGCATATATTGATTTTACTAGACTGGAAGATGCATCAGAAGCACTGAAGAACATGAATGGCAAAAAAGTTGGCGGTGAACAGATCCGCGTGGATTATCTCAGGTCACAACCTGCTAGAAGA GAGCAAGGACCGGAGTTTCGGGAGATGAGGGATGTACAATATCCCAATAGGAGCATTGGCCATCCTGACACTCGGGTTATGCCtcaagattttgtcaggaacTACTCTGATCCTATGCATGCTGGCTTCAAAAGGCAACAT CCATTCCAGTTGCCAGCGGGACAAAGTGGACAACCTAGTAAAGTTTTGTGTATAAGTTATCCACCCTCTGTCCATGTTGATGAAGACATGCTACACAATGCTATGATTTTGTTTGGTGAGATTGATGGAATAAAAACATTTTATGATAGAAATTACTCATTGGTTGAATTTAGAAGCATAGAGGAAGCCCAGCGTGCTAAAGAGGGGTTGCAGGGCAAGCTTTTCAATGATCCCAGAATCACAATAGAATATTCAAGCAGTGGTCCTGCACCTGGCAGAGATTTCTTGGAGTATCATCCTTCAATTATGGGCCCAGCACCTGATTTTTATCCCAATGAAAACCCATTCCAACAAGCACAGATGGGCTTATTTGGCCATAGTCGCCCTATTTTGGCTTCTAATGTACCTGGGCATTTGCCACCTTATGGTATTCATGGTCCTGATATCCCAGCAAGGCCTTTGGGTACGCAAGGCAGGTTTGACCCTGTTATTTCAGGCCCAGAATTTACTGATTCGCCAGTGCTTCGGAAATTGCGAGACACAAGTCCTCATACTGTGATTGGAGGTCCAAATTGGAAGCAGTCATCTCCAACACCGGTGGTGCTTTCTTCTCCTTCAGGTGAGCAGAAACCACCTAATAGATCTGCCCTTGGTGGCTGGGATGTTTTCGATTCTAGCCAACATCAGAGGGAAACTAAAAGATCAAGGATTGATGGGGCTTTGCCATATGATAGTTCTCTCCCTCCTAAAAGAACAGATGGTCGAGCTCCTGGTCATGACTATATATGGCGCGGCGTTATCGCCAAGGGTGGAACACCTGTTTGTCATGCTCGCTGTGTGCCTATTGGGGAAAGGATAGAATCGGAGAT TCCTGAGGTAGTCAATTGCTCCGCCAGAACAGGATTAGACATGCTAACTAAACACTACGCAGATGCTGTTGGGTTCAATATTGTTTATTTCTTGCCGGATAGCGAAGAGGATTTTGCTTCGTATACAGAGTTTTTGAGGTACCTGGGTTCAAAAGATCGTGCTGGGGTTGCAAAATTTGGTGATGGGACCACCATGTTCTTGGTGCCACCTTCTGACTTCCTTACGAAAGTTCTGAAAGTTGTTGGTCCAGAGCGTCTTTATGGGGTGGTTTTAAAGTTTGCACATCATATACCTGGTAACACATCTTTGCCACCAGAGTCCAATCAACCTCAATATGTAGATGCACCACGGATAACATCCTCTCAACCTGCGTATGATGCAATGCCATCCATGGAAAGGGTTTCACAGATGAACTATAATCAGGTTACCCGAGAAGATCTGAAGCTGCCTTCAAAAGACGTCAGTTCTCTAACTGATGCGCGCCCCGCAAATCCTGCGCAGCCAAGTAATACTGCAGCATACCCTGTGAATCCTGTGCATCAAAGCAATACTTCAGCGTCAACCCAAGCAGGGGTCACTTTAACACCTGAACTTATTGCAACCCTAGCAAAGATGCTACCAGCTAACAAGTTATCAAGTGTGGAAGGGGCAACCGTGCCTGCCGGAGCATCTGCCGGGATGCCTGCATCAGATGTTGCTGTTGCACCTGGTAAAGTGCAGCAACAATCTTGGAGATATGAACTTCAAGCTCCTGGTCAAGCTGCCGATCACATGGCACAGTTTGGTAGCCAGTTTAACAACCATACGCAAGTTTTACCACAGCTTCAAGCTCATCCAGCAGGCTTGAACACACCTAACCATTATTCTCAAGGGGCCACTGGTTTTAGCCAAATGCAAGAGCATAGCCTAAACTTGCGAGCACAAGGTGGTCCTCCCCAGACATTGACATCGACCATGATTTCTCAAAGTACACAGCTCTCAGCTCAGCCCCATGTTGATCGCCACCGTCAGCTTGGAACACATCAGGATGCTGTGAGTGGTTCTGGGACTCATAGCGCTGATGCCTTAGGACTGTATGGTTCATCTGTCTCTCAGCAACCAACAAATCTTGCTTCATTGCCCAACCAAACTCATGGTGCTAATGTTCCTCAGCCACAGGCTGGCATGCCTGTTACCTCTGGGATGGGGCTCGCAACTCAAATGCATCAGTTGCAATCTGCACTTTATGGATCAGTACAGGAGGGACCAGAATCAGAGGTTGACAAGAATGAACGCTACCAGGCAACTCTATTATTTGCAGCTAATCTACTCTCTCAGATACATAAGCAGAAACCAAGTAGTCAAAGTGGGCAAGGGTCAGGCAATCTTTGA